The following coding sequences lie in one Bordetella genomosp. 9 genomic window:
- the fliF gene encoding flagellar basal-body MS-ring/collar protein FliF, with protein sequence MNQQATLTSTLLARFPVLEKLRTVPKPLLIGAAAAVVALVVAAVMWGRDPDYKVLFSNLDDRDGGAIVAALNQMNVPYRFNNTGTAILVPAEKVYDARLQLAGQGLPRGGSVGFELLDNTRFGASQFTEQINYQRGLEGELARSIESMNSVQHARVHLALPRQTLFVRDRRPPTASVVLTLYPGRSIGDSQVAAISWLVASSVPDLTVSNVSIVDQNGRLLSSPTGEGRGMDADQMRFVRETEQRTVERILAILNPLVGPGNVHAQASADVDFSRREETSEVYRPNQEPGQAAIRSQQTNDSQQIGVNPAQGVPGALSNQPPAAAQAPIVNPPAQQPGAQGAAQAAGQPGQQGQQTTGTAPAQPQGPATTRREATTNYEVDRTISHVKQPVGTVKRLSVAVVVNYLPDKDGEPKALPEEQLNKLTTLVKEAMGYSETRGDSLNVVNSQFNDVEPETPWWKDPENIALAKSALGWIVLALLAVWVWRALVRPIYERYMNPPVDPELEELERQEALREAQEQARAKEMDRFDDNMKRARDMATKDPRAVAMVLRTWMNKDGK encoded by the coding sequence ATGAATCAGCAGGCCACCCTGACGTCCACCCTGCTGGCCCGGTTTCCCGTGCTGGAGAAGCTGCGCACCGTTCCGAAGCCGCTGTTGATCGGCGCGGCCGCGGCGGTCGTCGCGCTCGTCGTGGCGGCCGTCATGTGGGGACGCGATCCCGACTACAAGGTGCTGTTTTCCAATCTGGATGATCGGGATGGCGGCGCCATCGTGGCCGCCCTGAACCAGATGAACGTGCCGTACCGCTTCAACAATACCGGTACGGCCATCCTGGTGCCGGCGGAGAAGGTCTATGACGCCCGCCTGCAGCTGGCCGGCCAGGGGCTGCCGCGCGGCGGCTCGGTAGGCTTCGAACTGCTGGACAACACCCGCTTCGGCGCGAGCCAGTTCACCGAGCAGATCAACTACCAGCGTGGCCTGGAAGGCGAATTGGCCCGCTCGATCGAATCCATGAATTCCGTCCAGCATGCGCGCGTGCATCTGGCGCTGCCGCGCCAGACCCTGTTCGTGCGCGACCGCCGTCCGCCCACGGCGTCGGTGGTCCTGACGCTGTATCCCGGCCGCAGCATCGGCGATTCGCAAGTGGCGGCGATCTCCTGGCTGGTCGCCTCCAGCGTCCCGGACCTGACGGTGAGCAACGTATCCATCGTCGACCAGAACGGCCGCCTGCTGTCCTCGCCCACCGGCGAAGGACGCGGCATGGACGCCGACCAGATGCGCTTCGTGCGGGAAACCGAACAACGCACCGTCGAGCGCATCCTGGCCATCCTGAATCCGCTGGTCGGACCCGGCAATGTCCACGCGCAGGCCAGTGCAGACGTGGACTTTTCGCGCCGCGAAGAAACGTCGGAAGTCTACCGGCCCAATCAGGAGCCCGGTCAGGCCGCGATCCGCAGCCAGCAGACCAACGATTCCCAGCAGATCGGCGTCAATCCCGCGCAGGGCGTGCCGGGGGCATTGAGCAACCAGCCGCCCGCGGCCGCGCAGGCGCCCATCGTCAATCCGCCCGCGCAGCAGCCGGGTGCGCAAGGCGCCGCGCAGGCCGCCGGCCAGCCCGGGCAGCAAGGCCAGCAGACGACCGGCACGGCGCCCGCCCAGCCGCAGGGCCCGGCCACGACGCGCCGCGAAGCCACGACCAATTACGAAGTCGACCGGACGATCAGCCACGTCAAGCAGCCGGTGGGCACGGTCAAGCGCCTGTCCGTCGCCGTGGTGGTCAATTACCTGCCCGACAAGGATGGCGAGCCGAAGGCCCTGCCCGAGGAACAGCTCAACAAGCTGACCACCCTGGTCAAGGAAGCGATGGGCTATTCCGAGACGCGCGGCGATTCGCTGAACGTGGTCAACAGCCAGTTCAACGACGTCGAGCCGGAAACGCCGTGGTGGAAGGATCCCGAGAACATCGCGCTGGCCAAGTCCGCGCTGGGTTGGATCGTCCTGGCACTGCTGGCCGTGTGGGTGTGGCGCGCCCTGGTGCGTCCGATCTACGAACGCTACATGAACCCGCCGGTGGATCCGGAGCTGGAAGAACTGGAACGCCAGGAGGCCTTGCGCGAGGCACAGGAACAGGCCCGCGCCAAGGAAATGGACCGGTTCGACGACAACATGAAGCGTGCCCGCGATATGGCCACCAAGGACCCGCGCGCGGTCGCCATGGTGCTGCGTACCTGGATGAACAAAGATGGCAAGTGA
- the fliG gene encoding flagellar motor switch protein FliG, which produces MASDKSIDGMTRAAILMMSLGEDAAAEVFKYLSAREVQQVGAAMAQLKQVTREDVAEVLEEFRQESDQFIAVTLGSDDYIRSVLTKALGSDRAAGLIEDILEAGDSGSGIDALNWLDPHIVAELIGDEHPQIIATILVHLERDRAAAVLTRLTERLRNDVMLRIATFGGVQPAALSELTETLNAVLAGQGAKRSKMGGVRTAAEILNMMNSADEENVVASLRERDADLAQKIVDEMFVFENLLDVEDRGIQLILKEVDNDTLMVALKGAPEELRDKFLRNMSSRAAEMLREDLEAQGPIRMSKVEAEQKKILLVARRLAESGQIVLGGQGDDAYV; this is translated from the coding sequence ATGGCAAGTGATAAATCCATCGATGGCATGACCCGCGCGGCCATCCTGATGATGTCCCTGGGCGAGGACGCGGCGGCCGAGGTCTTCAAGTACCTGTCCGCCCGCGAAGTGCAGCAGGTCGGCGCCGCGATGGCGCAGCTGAAGCAGGTTACCCGCGAGGACGTGGCCGAAGTGCTGGAGGAATTCCGCCAGGAATCCGACCAGTTCATCGCCGTCACGCTGGGCTCGGACGACTACATCCGCAGCGTGCTGACCAAGGCGCTGGGCAGCGATCGCGCGGCCGGCCTGATCGAGGACATCCTGGAAGCCGGCGACAGCGGCAGCGGCATCGACGCGCTGAACTGGCTGGATCCGCATATCGTGGCGGAGCTGATCGGCGACGAGCATCCCCAGATCATCGCCACCATCCTGGTGCACCTGGAGCGCGACCGCGCGGCGGCGGTGCTGACGCGGCTCACCGAGCGGCTGCGTAACGACGTAATGCTGCGCATCGCGACGTTCGGCGGCGTCCAGCCCGCGGCCCTGTCGGAGCTGACCGAAACGCTGAATGCGGTGCTCGCGGGCCAGGGCGCCAAGCGCAGCAAGATGGGCGGCGTGCGCACGGCCGCCGAGATCCTGAACATGATGAACTCGGCCGACGAAGAGAACGTCGTGGCGAGCCTGCGCGAACGCGATGCGGATCTGGCGCAGAAGATCGTGGACGAGATGTTCGTGTTCGAGAACCTGCTCGACGTGGAAGACCGCGGCATCCAGCTCATACTCAAGGAAGTGGACAACGACACCCTCATGGTCGCGCTCAAGGGGGCGCCCGAGGAATTGCGCGACAAGTTTCTGCGCAACATGTCCAGCCGCGCCGCCGAGATGCTGCGCGAGGACCTGGAGGCCCAGGGCCCGATCCGCATGTCGAAGGTCGAAGCCGAGCAGAAGAAGATTCTGCTGGTCGCGCGCCGCCTGGCCGAAAGCGGCCAGATCGTCCTGGGCGGCCAGGGGGACGACGCCTATGTCTGA
- the fliH gene encoding flagellar assembly protein FliH encodes MSDRHAVPASFANAAAWRRWRMASFEEQDAALVQEAPPEPGPDPREALEEARRAGHAQGLAEGRAEGYDLGVAEGRARGYEEGLEQGRQAGHAEGLALARQQGAEEAARLRALADATAASLTQLEEKTGQALLTLALDIARQVVRTAIATQPDSLITAVREVLHMNPGAGAPLRLWLHPLDIEIVRLHLADELKSGAWRVLADESIARGGCRAETSFGEIDATLQTRWRRVAASLGRDMPLEDPQ; translated from the coding sequence ATGTCTGATCGCCACGCCGTGCCAGCCTCGTTCGCCAATGCCGCGGCATGGCGCCGCTGGCGCATGGCGTCGTTCGAGGAGCAGGACGCGGCGCTGGTGCAGGAAGCGCCCCCCGAACCCGGACCGGACCCGCGCGAGGCGCTGGAAGAGGCGCGCCGCGCCGGCCATGCGCAGGGCCTGGCCGAAGGCCGCGCAGAAGGCTACGACCTGGGCGTGGCCGAAGGCCGGGCACGCGGCTATGAAGAAGGGCTGGAACAGGGCCGGCAGGCCGGCCATGCGGAAGGCCTGGCGCTGGCGCGCCAGCAAGGCGCCGAAGAGGCCGCCCGCCTGCGCGCCCTGGCCGACGCCACGGCCGCCTCGCTCACCCAGCTGGAAGAAAAGACCGGCCAGGCGCTGCTGACCCTGGCGCTGGACATCGCACGCCAGGTGGTGAGGACCGCCATCGCGACGCAGCCCGACAGCCTGATCACCGCCGTGCGCGAAGTGCTGCATATGAATCCGGGCGCCGGCGCGCCGCTGCGCCTGTGGCTGCACCCGCTGGATATCGAGATCGTGCGCCTGCATCTGGCGGACGAACTCAAAAGCGGCGCCTGGCGTGTACTGGCCGACGAATCGATAGCCCGTGGCGGTTGCCGCGCGGAAACCTCGTTCGGCGAAATCGACGCCACGCTGCAGACGCGCTGGCGCCGCGTGGCCGCGTCGCTGGGACGCGATATGCCGCTGGAGGACCCGCAATGA
- the fliI gene encoding flagellar protein export ATPase FliI: protein MSEPGVAIEAGAPPAPAAPAVPVVDRWVTQLQIGSIRASSTDPWLATGRITRATGLVLHATGLRLPVGAVCRIEIAPGHDHWADAEVVGFDGHTLYLMPQSDISGLPPGARVVPGEPPLQRQIPLPRKAILNGNAKPALGRHLPVGNALLGRVLDGGGRPLDDLGPLEGADQAPLSALPINPLSRAPIDTVLDVGVRAINGLLTVGRGQRMGLFAGSGVGKSVLLGMMARYTKADVIVVGLIGERGREVKEFIEHNLGPEGLARSVVVAAPADVSPLLRLQGAAYATRIAEHFRDQGLDVLLIMDSLTRYAMAQREIALAIGEPPATKGYPPSVFAKLPALVERAGNGAPGLNGKAGSITGFYTVLAEGDDQQDPIADSARAILDGHVVLSRQLAEAGHYPAIDIEASISRAMTSLISPEQFAVVRRFKQVVSRYQRNRDLIAVGAYAPGHDLALDDAIARYPRLEAFLQQNIGEKVDYATAVAQLQATLQTGEKHA, encoded by the coding sequence ATGAGCGAGCCGGGCGTGGCGATCGAGGCCGGCGCACCGCCGGCGCCCGCCGCCCCGGCGGTGCCCGTCGTCGACCGCTGGGTCACGCAGCTGCAGATCGGCTCCATCCGCGCCAGTTCGACCGATCCCTGGCTCGCTACGGGCCGCATCACGCGCGCGACCGGCCTGGTGCTGCATGCCACCGGGCTGCGGCTGCCCGTCGGCGCCGTCTGCCGCATCGAAATCGCCCCCGGTCACGATCACTGGGCCGACGCCGAAGTGGTCGGCTTCGACGGCCATACGCTTTACCTGATGCCGCAGTCCGATATCTCGGGTCTGCCGCCCGGCGCGCGCGTGGTGCCCGGCGAGCCGCCGCTGCAACGCCAGATTCCCCTGCCCCGCAAGGCCATCCTGAACGGCAACGCCAAGCCCGCCCTGGGCCGCCACCTGCCGGTCGGCAATGCCTTGCTGGGCCGCGTGCTGGATGGCGGCGGAAGACCCCTGGACGACCTGGGTCCTCTGGAAGGCGCGGACCAGGCGCCGCTGTCGGCCTTGCCCATCAACCCTCTCTCGCGCGCGCCGATCGACACGGTGCTGGACGTGGGCGTGCGGGCCATCAACGGCCTGCTGACGGTGGGCCGCGGCCAGCGCATGGGTCTGTTCGCCGGATCGGGCGTCGGCAAGAGCGTGCTGCTCGGCATGATGGCCCGCTATACGAAAGCGGATGTCATCGTGGTGGGCCTGATCGGCGAACGAGGCCGCGAAGTCAAGGAATTCATCGAACACAACCTGGGGCCGGAAGGGCTGGCACGGTCGGTGGTGGTCGCAGCCCCGGCCGACGTCTCGCCCCTGCTGCGCCTGCAGGGTGCGGCGTATGCGACGCGGATCGCCGAACATTTCCGCGATCAGGGGCTGGACGTGCTGCTGATCATGGATTCGCTCACGCGCTACGCCATGGCGCAGCGCGAAATCGCCCTGGCGATCGGCGAACCGCCCGCCACCAAGGGATATCCGCCCTCGGTCTTCGCGAAGCTGCCGGCGCTGGTCGAACGGGCCGGCAACGGCGCGCCGGGGCTGAACGGCAAGGCCGGGTCGATCACCGGGTTCTACACGGTGCTGGCCGAAGGCGACGACCAGCAGGATCCCATCGCCGATTCCGCCCGCGCCATTTTGGACGGCCACGTCGTGCTGTCGCGGCAGCTGGCCGAAGCCGGCCACTACCCCGCCATCGATATCGAAGCGTCGATTTCGCGCGCCATGACGTCGCTGATCTCGCCGGAGCAGTTCGCCGTGGTGCGCCGCTTCAAGCAGGTGGTGTCGCGCTACCAGCGCAACCGCGATCTGATCGCCGTCGGCGCATATGCGCCCGGCCATGATCTCGCCCTGGACGATGCCATCGCACGCTATCCGCGGCTTGAAGCATTCCTGCAACAGAACATCGGCGAAAAGGTGGACTACGCCACCGCCGTCGCGCAATTGCAAGCCACGCTCCAGACAGGTGAAAAGCATGCCTAG
- the fliJ gene encoding flagellar export protein FliJ — MPSQLPLDTLIGLAKDQTDEAARRLGGLHTARANAERQLSMLHDYRADYLQRMQQAMMSGMSAADCHNYQRFIATLDDAIEQQRAVLQQADTHLEEGKLRWREERRKLNSFDALAQRQQRIEAREDARREQRLNDEYAARLGRGGPGLH; from the coding sequence ATGCCTAGCCAACTGCCCCTGGATACGCTGATCGGGCTGGCGAAAGACCAGACCGACGAAGCCGCGCGCCGCCTGGGCGGCCTGCACACCGCGCGCGCGAACGCGGAACGCCAGCTCAGCATGCTGCACGATTACCGCGCCGATTACCTGCAGCGCATGCAGCAGGCCATGATGAGCGGGATGTCGGCGGCGGATTGCCACAACTACCAGCGCTTCATCGCCACCCTGGACGACGCCATCGAGCAGCAGCGCGCCGTGCTGCAGCAGGCGGACACCCATCTCGAGGAAGGCAAGCTGCGCTGGCGCGAGGAGCGCCGCAAGCTGAACTCCTTCGACGCCCTGGCGCAGCGCCAGCAGCGCATCGAGGCGCGCGAGGACGCCCGCCGCGAGCAGCGATTGAATGACGAATATGCCGCGCGCCTGGGCCGCGGCGGCCCGGGACTGCATTGA
- a CDS encoding flagellar hook-length control protein FliK encodes MNSPLAMLAVASPSPSAPASAPEGRGARDADPATRFSDIMSRQRAEQDAAPQTTPAGQAAGRGQAAGPGAAAGSQAAQAADGATGQAGQKDDGKTAQKDTDDAAAPALVQQALAIAVMSAEIQGQPSAAGSGTQAAPQTAAQGLLAGTAGAATANGASADALPATNDTALAAATASASGVPLGGTEAARGASPSAGATPAGEAPAHGTHDAPDAQSPAHAAPSAVAGADDRAADRRASQTAFTHANPTQASHAAAGVPADRADIAPAGAARTHAGKDFADAAPASRDAAPGFHTDMTQALAAAWQAPVAAGGADGGSPTLRTPVGQPQWGEELGSQVLVLTRRAGEDAHTAELRLDPPDLGPLRVTIKVSDGVAQASFVSAHASVRQAVESALPQLQQTLAQAGISLGQTNVSDQGAQAGFGGMHQGNDRPASHGGTHAQTQTQADAAGDSIQIAVPARRLDAGRVDTFA; translated from the coding sequence ATGAACTCGCCTCTGGCCATGCTGGCCGTCGCATCGCCCTCGCCCTCTGCTCCGGCCTCCGCCCCGGAAGGCCGCGGCGCGCGCGATGCCGATCCCGCCACCCGCTTCTCCGACATCATGTCGCGCCAGCGTGCGGAACAGGATGCCGCGCCGCAAACCACCCCGGCGGGACAGGCCGCCGGCCGCGGCCAGGCGGCGGGGCCCGGCGCGGCGGCCGGCAGCCAAGCCGCGCAGGCGGCTGACGGCGCCACGGGACAGGCTGGACAAAAGGATGATGGCAAGACGGCGCAAAAGGACACGGACGACGCCGCTGCGCCGGCACTGGTGCAGCAAGCCCTGGCGATCGCCGTGATGTCTGCGGAGATCCAGGGCCAGCCGTCGGCGGCCGGCAGCGGCACGCAGGCCGCGCCGCAGACCGCCGCCCAGGGGCTGCTGGCCGGAACGGCGGGCGCCGCCACTGCCAACGGCGCTTCCGCGGACGCCTTGCCTGCGACGAACGACACCGCGCTTGCCGCCGCGACGGCAAGCGCCTCGGGCGTACCGCTGGGCGGCACCGAGGCCGCCCGCGGCGCGTCGCCGTCGGCCGGCGCCACGCCCGCCGGCGAGGCGCCGGCCCATGGCACCCATGACGCCCCTGACGCCCAATCCCCCGCGCATGCCGCGCCAAGCGCGGTGGCCGGGGCGGACGATCGGGCGGCCGACCGCCGCGCCAGCCAGACGGCCTTCACGCACGCCAACCCAACGCAAGCGAGCCATGCCGCGGCGGGCGTCCCTGCCGATCGCGCGGACATCGCGCCCGCGGGCGCCGCACGCACGCACGCCGGCAAGGACTTCGCCGATGCCGCGCCTGCCTCGCGCGACGCCGCACCGGGATTCCACACCGACATGACGCAGGCGCTTGCCGCCGCGTGGCAGGCGCCGGTCGCGGCCGGCGGCGCCGATGGCGGCTCGCCCACCCTGCGCACGCCGGTCGGCCAGCCGCAGTGGGGCGAAGAGCTTGGCAGCCAGGTGCTGGTGCTGACGCGCCGCGCGGGCGAGGACGCCCACACGGCTGAGTTGCGCCTGGACCCGCCCGATTTGGGACCGCTGCGCGTCACGATCAAGGTGTCCGACGGCGTTGCGCAGGCCAGCTTCGTGTCCGCGCACGCCTCGGTGCGGCAGGCGGTGGAATCTGCCCTGCCGCAGCTGCAGCAAACGCTTGCGCAGGCCGGCATCTCGCTGGGCCAGACCAACGTCAGCGATCAGGGTGCGCAGGCCGGCTTCGGGGGCATGCATCAGGGCAACGACCGTCCGGCTTCGCACGGCGGCACACACGCGCAGACGCAAACGCAAGCCGACGCCGCGGGCGACAGCATCCAGATTGCGGTGCCGGCGCGCCGGCTCGATGCCGGCCGCGTCGACACCTTTGCCTGA
- a CDS encoding flagellar basal body-associated FliL family protein, with the protein MATTKTPTLPSRSTLPMRTGGSSRFLRPIIGLLVLLIVAAASVATTWMITTRSQRNAANSAVQINVGQAQQAQPQVGATPTTFVAPPATPQAVPAPIFIPITPFTVTLQSADRERIVHIAMTLRVADEQSRQRLEKYMPEVRSRILMLLSAQTPESVQTPQGKVDLGTAIMKAVNRPFTPLPDGQYVTDVLFTEFVVQ; encoded by the coding sequence ATGGCGACCACCAAAACCCCCACCTTGCCGTCGCGCAGCACCTTGCCGATGCGAACCGGCGGCTCGTCGCGCTTTCTTCGTCCGATCATCGGCCTGCTGGTTCTCCTGATCGTGGCGGCGGCCAGCGTCGCGACGACGTGGATGATCACGACGCGTTCACAGCGCAATGCGGCCAACTCGGCGGTACAGATCAACGTCGGCCAGGCCCAGCAGGCGCAGCCCCAGGTGGGCGCCACGCCCACCACCTTCGTGGCGCCGCCCGCGACGCCGCAGGCCGTGCCCGCGCCGATCTTCATCCCCATCACGCCGTTCACCGTGACACTGCAAAGCGCCGACCGCGAGCGCATCGTGCACATCGCGATGACGCTGCGCGTGGCGGACGAACAGTCGCGCCAGCGTCTGGAAAAGTACATGCCGGAAGTGCGCAGCCGCATCCTGATGCTGCTGTCGGCGCAGACGCCTGAGAGCGTGCAGACGCCGCAAGGCAAGGTCGATCTGGGCACGGCGATCATGAAAGCCGTGAACCGGCCCTTCACGCCCCTGCCCGACGGGCAGTACGTCACGGACGTCCTCTTCACCGAATTCGTGGTGCAATAA
- the fliM gene encoding flagellar motor switch protein FliM encodes MAYEAFLSQDEVDALLAGVTGESEGERAVPDNQEGVRAYDLSSPDRVVRRRMQTLELINERFARHMRNVLLNFMRRNADITVGSIRILKYSDFERNLPVPSNLNMVQMKPLRGTALFSYDPNLVFLVIDSLFGGDGRYHTRVEGRDFTTTEQRIIRRLLNLTLESYGKSWEAVYPIEFEYVRSEMHTKFASITGSNEIVVVTPFHIEFGATGGDLNICLPYSMIEPVRDLLTRPLQETTLEAVDQRWARQLSRQIRSADVELVCEFARIPSSIRELMQMKVGDVLPVEIPQTVVAQIDAVPVMECSYGVFNNQYALRVQKLLTPIDPENEAPDHD; translated from the coding sequence ATGGCTTACGAGGCGTTCCTATCGCAGGACGAAGTCGATGCCCTGCTGGCGGGCGTCACCGGCGAAAGCGAAGGCGAACGCGCGGTTCCGGACAACCAGGAAGGCGTACGCGCCTACGACCTGAGCTCGCCGGACCGGGTCGTGCGCCGGCGCATGCAGACGCTGGAACTGATCAACGAGCGGTTCGCGCGCCACATGCGCAACGTGCTGTTGAATTTCATGCGCCGCAACGCCGACATCACCGTCGGTTCGATCCGGATCCTGAAGTACTCGGATTTCGAGCGCAACCTGCCCGTGCCGAGCAATCTGAACATGGTGCAGATGAAGCCGCTGCGCGGCACGGCCCTGTTCAGCTACGACCCGAATCTGGTGTTCCTGGTCATCGATAGCCTGTTCGGCGGCGATGGGCGCTACCACACGCGCGTGGAAGGCCGGGATTTCACCACCACCGAACAACGCATCATCCGCCGTTTGCTGAATCTGACGCTGGAAAGCTACGGCAAGTCCTGGGAGGCGGTGTACCCGATCGAGTTCGAGTACGTGCGTTCCGAAATGCACACGAAGTTCGCCAGCATCACCGGGTCGAACGAGATCGTGGTGGTGACGCCTTTCCATATCGAATTCGGCGCCACGGGCGGCGATCTGAACATCTGCCTGCCCTATTCGATGATCGAGCCGGTGCGCGATCTGCTGACGCGTCCGCTGCAGGAGACCACGCTGGAAGCCGTCGACCAGCGCTGGGCCCGCCAGCTGTCGCGCCAGATCCGCAGCGCCGACGTCGAGCTGGTGTGCGAATTCGCCCGCATCCCCTCCAGCATCCGCGAACTGATGCAGATGAAGGTCGGCGACGTGCTGCCGGTGGAAATCCCGCAGACCGTCGTCGCCCAGATCGACGCCGTGCCCGTCATGGAATGCAGCTACGGCGTCTTCAACAACCAGTACGCCCTGCGCGTACAGAAACTGCTTACCCCTATCGATCCCGAGAACGAGGCCCCCGACCATGACTGA
- the fliN gene encoding flagellar motor switch protein FliN: MTDQNAERPDQNKPASGAADDWADALAEQSRAAPPTQADGLKPADDWADALAEQTAASASPAAAPAPAASAAKPAAASVFKPLSGSSEKSTADIDLIMDVPVQLTVELGRTRLTIKNLLQLGQGSVVELDGLAGEPMDIFVNGYLIAQGEVVVVDDKYGIRLTDIITPAERINRLNGRR; this comes from the coding sequence ATGACTGATCAGAACGCCGAGCGGCCCGATCAAAACAAGCCCGCGTCCGGCGCCGCCGACGATTGGGCCGACGCGCTGGCCGAGCAGTCCCGCGCCGCGCCGCCCACGCAGGCCGACGGCCTGAAGCCGGCCGACGACTGGGCCGATGCGCTGGCCGAACAGACCGCGGCGTCCGCGTCGCCCGCGGCCGCCCCCGCGCCGGCCGCTTCCGCCGCCAAGCCGGCGGCCGCCAGCGTCTTCAAGCCGCTGTCCGGCTCGAGCGAGAAATCGACCGCGGATATCGACCTGATCATGGACGTGCCGGTCCAGCTGACGGTGGAACTGGGACGCACGCGCCTGACCATCAAGAACCTGCTGCAGCTGGGCCAGGGTTCGGTGGTCGAACTCGACGGCCTGGCTGGCGAGCCCATGGATATCTTCGTCAACGGCTATTTGATCGCCCAGGGCGAGGTCGTGGTGGTGGACGACAAGTACGGCATCCGCCTGACCGACATCATCACGCCGGCCGAACGCATCAACAGGCTCAACGGCCGCCGCTGA
- the fliO gene encoding flagellar biosynthetic protein FliO encodes MADAAPFRVFIGLIVVIAAILLCGWIARRAGLAGRTHGGALRIVDSLNLGPRQRIVLVQVEDARLVVGIAANQMNLLHTLPPGSAAPEEPGLPASRAFAHKLGQALRRN; translated from the coding sequence ATGGCCGACGCCGCCCCTTTCCGCGTATTCATCGGCCTGATCGTCGTCATCGCCGCGATCCTGCTTTGCGGCTGGATCGCGCGGCGCGCCGGCCTGGCGGGGCGCACACATGGCGGCGCCCTGCGTATCGTCGATAGCCTGAACCTGGGCCCGCGGCAGCGCATCGTCCTGGTGCAGGTGGAAGATGCGCGATTGGTCGTCGGCATCGCGGCCAACCAGATGAACCTGCTGCATACGCTGCCGCCCGGGTCGGCGGCGCCGGAGGAACCCGGCCTGCCGGCCAGCCGTGCGTTCGCCCACAAGCTGGGACAGGCGCTGCGCCGCAACTGA
- the fliP gene encoding flagellar type III secretion system pore protein FliP (The bacterial flagellar biogenesis protein FliP forms a type III secretion system (T3SS)-type pore required for flagellar assembly.): protein MRTAAITLAGLALLALACIPLSASAQATLPALTATPGPNGSETYSLSVQTLLMLTSLTFLPAALLMMTGFTRIIIVLGLMRSALGTQTTPPNLVLIGLALFLTAYTMSPVFDQIYKDAYQPFSEGAISFETAIERGSQPLRTFMLHQTRETDLSLFANLTNQPAMETPAEVPMKVLVPAFVTSELKTAFQIGFTIFIPFLIIDMVVASVLMGLGMMMVPPISVSLPFKLMLFVLADGWHMLLGSLARSFYQ from the coding sequence ATGCGCACCGCCGCCATCACTCTGGCGGGACTGGCCCTGCTGGCGCTGGCCTGCATTCCGTTGTCCGCTTCGGCGCAGGCCACGCTGCCAGCCCTGACCGCCACGCCGGGCCCCAACGGATCGGAAACCTATTCCCTCAGCGTGCAGACGCTGCTGATGCTGACGTCGCTGACGTTCCTGCCGGCCGCCCTGCTGATGATGACGGGCTTCACGCGCATCATCATCGTCCTGGGCCTGATGCGCAGCGCGCTTGGCACGCAGACGACGCCGCCCAACCTGGTTCTGATCGGCCTGGCCCTGTTCCTGACGGCCTACACCATGTCGCCGGTGTTCGACCAGATCTACAAGGATGCCTACCAGCCGTTCTCGGAGGGCGCGATTTCGTTCGAAACCGCCATCGAACGGGGCTCGCAGCCGCTGCGCACGTTCATGCTGCACCAGACCCGCGAAACCGATCTATCGCTGTTCGCCAACCTGACCAACCAGCCCGCCATGGAAACGCCGGCCGAGGTGCCGATGAAGGTGCTCGTGCCCGCCTTCGTCACCAGCGAACTGAAGACCGCTTTCCAGATCGGCTTTACCATCTTCATTCCCTTCCTGATCATCGACATGGTCGTCGCCAGCGTCCTCATGGGCCTGGGCATGATGATGGTGCCGCCCATTTCGGTGTCGCTGCCCTTCAAGCTGATGCTTTTCGTGCTGGCCGACGGCTGGCACATGCTGCTGGGCTCGCTGGCCCGCAGCTTCTACCAGTAG
- the fliQ gene encoding flagellar biosynthesis protein FliQ, with the protein MDAETVMTMTYQAMRMVLIVAGPLLGVTLAVGLLVSVFQAATQINEMTLSFIPKLLAVAATLVLLGPWLIGMMTDYIRQIMDQIPTLVS; encoded by the coding sequence ATGGACGCCGAAACCGTAATGACAATGACCTACCAGGCCATGAGGATGGTGCTGATCGTGGCCGGCCCGCTGCTGGGCGTCACGCTGGCGGTGGGCCTGCTGGTGAGCGTCTTCCAGGCCGCCACGCAGATCAACGAAATGACGCTGTCCTTCATTCCCAAGCTGCTGGCGGTGGCCGCCACGCTGGTGCTGCTGGGTCCCTGGCTGATCGGCATGATGACCGACTACATCCGCCAGATCATGGACCAGATTCCCACCCTGGTTTCCTAG